The following coding sequences are from one Niveibacterium umoris window:
- the pbpC gene encoding penicillin-binding protein 1C has product MNAEPAHAARSAALPKQALSPRTSPLRCRVEVMRLTQRRLSRVAIGVVYLLLALLLLDRAFPLRLPPREAGLIVAAADGTPLRTWPSVDGVWRYPVTAEQVSPRYLEAVLTYEDRWFRWHPGVNPVALLRAAWQWARNGRIVSGGSTLTMQVARMLDPVPHTLRGKLRQVARALQLELHCSKDEILALYLNHAPMGGIVEGVEMASRAYLGKPSRVLSQAEAAMLAALPQAPSRLRPDRAPDKAQAARDKVLERMAAFGVWRADEVADARVERVAAQPLRAHWLAPLAAERLRGSVRAPAAGTRAAGELQIVRSTLEPEVQSTLERMLLDRVDQLPPKVSMAALVMDNASLAVLGYAGSADFSNRSRFAHVDMVRGVRSPGSTLKPFLYAIALDEGLIHSESLMSDAPQAFSGYEPGNFQAAFSGPVSVSDALTRSLNVPAVDLLDRVGPLRFAARLRAGGLRLRMAKGATPNLSLILGGAGTTLEELVGAYRALAVGGLAGQPRLTPDAARIENRIMSAGAAFIVRDILETGGHPDRPFVEGGARVAWKTGTSFGFRDAWAVGVTDRYTIGVWIGRPDGTPNPGFFGANVAAPLLKDIVAALPGAQAGAVRKPPPGVGVAEICWPLGRRAADTEAAHCHQRYTAWTLNDAVPPTLPDRVRPTGQLDTVWVEPDSGLRTTPACRADAVARRVARWPTHLEPFLGPTLRQRIGIPPWSPRCAAANESDGGLRINGLTPGSVLRPAPGQTHARVSLQLLGGSGTVWWLLDGRLLRTAAAGASQVVDVASAGAHTLSVVDAGGRYAVVDFSFSAPRAGS; this is encoded by the coding sequence ATGAATGCCGAGCCGGCCCATGCAGCGCGTTCCGCAGCCCTTCCGAAGCAAGCCCTGTCGCCCCGCACGTCGCCGCTGCGCTGCCGTGTTGAAGTCATGCGCCTGACCCAGCGCAGGCTGTCGCGCGTTGCGATCGGCGTGGTGTACCTGCTGCTCGCGCTGTTGCTCCTTGACCGCGCCTTTCCGTTGCGCCTGCCGCCGCGCGAAGCCGGCTTGATCGTCGCCGCGGCGGACGGTACGCCGCTGCGTACCTGGCCCTCGGTCGACGGGGTGTGGCGCTACCCGGTCACCGCCGAGCAGGTGTCGCCACGTTACCTCGAAGCGGTGCTGACCTACGAAGACCGCTGGTTCCGCTGGCACCCCGGCGTGAATCCGGTGGCGCTGCTGCGGGCGGCCTGGCAGTGGGCGCGCAACGGCCGCATCGTGTCGGGCGGCTCGACGCTGACGATGCAGGTCGCGCGCATGCTCGATCCGGTGCCGCATACCCTGCGTGGCAAGCTACGGCAGGTCGCGCGCGCGTTGCAACTGGAACTGCATTGCTCGAAGGACGAAATCCTCGCGCTGTACCTGAACCACGCGCCGATGGGCGGCATCGTCGAGGGCGTCGAAATGGCGAGCCGCGCCTACCTCGGCAAACCCTCGCGGGTGCTCAGCCAGGCCGAAGCGGCGATGCTGGCGGCGCTGCCGCAGGCGCCGTCCCGCTTGCGGCCTGATCGCGCCCCGGACAAGGCGCAGGCCGCGCGCGACAAGGTGCTCGAGCGCATGGCGGCGTTTGGCGTATGGCGTGCGGACGAGGTCGCCGATGCACGGGTCGAACGCGTTGCGGCGCAGCCGCTGCGGGCGCACTGGCTCGCGCCGCTGGCGGCGGAGCGCCTGCGTGGATCGGTGCGGGCACCGGCGGCTGGCACCCGCGCAGCCGGGGAACTGCAGATCGTGCGGTCAACGCTGGAACCGGAAGTGCAGAGCACGCTGGAACGCATGCTGCTCGATCGTGTCGACCAACTGCCGCCCAAGGTGTCGATGGCCGCGCTGGTGATGGACAACGCCAGCCTTGCAGTCCTCGGCTACGCGGGTTCGGCGGATTTTTCCAACCGCAGCCGCTTCGCTCACGTCGACATGGTGCGCGGCGTGCGCTCGCCGGGTTCCACGCTCAAACCCTTCCTGTATGCGATCGCGCTGGACGAAGGCCTGATCCATTCCGAGAGTCTGATGAGCGACGCGCCGCAGGCTTTTTCCGGCTACGAACCGGGCAATTTCCAGGCGGCGTTTTCCGGGCCGGTGAGCGTTTCGGATGCGCTGACGCGTTCGCTCAACGTGCCGGCGGTTGATCTGCTCGACCGCGTCGGGCCGCTGCGTTTCGCGGCGCGGCTGCGTGCCGGCGGGCTGCGCCTGCGCATGGCCAAGGGCGCGACGCCCAACCTCTCGCTGATCCTCGGCGGCGCCGGCACCACGCTCGAAGAACTGGTCGGCGCCTATCGTGCGCTGGCGGTCGGTGGCCTCGCCGGGCAGCCGCGGCTCACGCCCGATGCCGCGCGCATCGAGAACCGCATCATGAGCGCAGGGGCCGCCTTCATCGTGCGCGACATCCTCGAAACCGGTGGTCACCCGGACCGCCCCTTCGTCGAGGGCGGTGCGCGGGTGGCCTGGAAGACCGGTACCAGTTTCGGCTTCCGCGATGCCTGGGCGGTGGGCGTGACCGATCGTTACACCATCGGCGTGTGGATCGGCCGGCCCGACGGCACGCCCAACCCCGGATTCTTCGGCGCCAACGTTGCGGCGCCGTTGTTGAAGGACATCGTCGCCGCGCTGCCCGGCGCGCAAGCCGGTGCGGTGCGCAAGCCGCCGCCCGGCGTTGGCGTGGCCGAGATCTGCTGGCCGCTCGGCCGACGCGCCGCAGATACCGAAGCGGCGCACTGCCATCAGCGCTATACCGCGTGGACGCTCAACGATGCGGTGCCGCCGACCTTGCCCGACCGGGTGCGGCCCACCGGGCAACTCGATACCGTCTGGGTCGAGCCCGACAGCGGGCTGCGCACCACGCCGGCCTGTCGCGCCGATGCGGTGGCGCGGCGGGTTGCGCGCTGGCCGACGCATCTGGAACCCTTCCTTGGGCCGACGCTGCGCCAACGCATCGGCATCCCGCCCTGGTCGCCGCGTTGCGCGGCCGCCAATGAATCCGACGGGGGGCTGCGCATCAACGGTCTCACCCCCGGCAGCGTGCTGCGCCCGGCG
- a CDS encoding PEPxxWA-CTERM sorting domain-containing protein, translated as MKIRSICVAAALACAASGVQAATFGELSVPTESYLGVYATPFFADSVSFSLTGLSTVYSDTKIYGGAGGYALFSGATMIGGLHTLGSAASFSGLTAGTYTFGYFGMGSGLSAVTLSANAVPAVPEPASYAMLLAGLGMVAGMARRRLS; from the coding sequence ATGAAAATCAGATCAATCTGCGTCGCAGCCGCTTTGGCCTGCGCTGCAAGCGGTGTGCAAGCCGCGACCTTCGGCGAGCTGTCGGTGCCGACGGAGTCTTACCTTGGCGTGTATGCCACCCCGTTCTTCGCTGACTCGGTCAGTTTCAGCCTGACAGGCCTCAGCACGGTCTATTCCGACACCAAGATCTACGGTGGCGCCGGCGGGTATGCGTTGTTCTCCGGGGCGACGATGATCGGCGGACTGCACACGCTGGGGAGCGCCGCGAGCTTCAGCGGCCTTACCGCGGGCACGTACACCTTCGGTTACTTCGGTATGGGCAGCGGCCTCTCTGCCGTGACGCTGTCCGCGAACGCGGTACCTGCCGTTCCCGAGCCGGCCAGCTATGCAATGCTGCTGGCCGGTCTGGGCATGGTTGCAGGCATGGCTCGCCGCCGTCTCAGCTGA
- a CDS encoding VC0807 family protein — protein MTRKHLHLIAELAVNLALPWLAYTLAEPRWGELGGLIASAIPPLLWSLGELLRHRRMDALSVLVLVGIAMSLVGLAMGGDGRILLVRESLASGAIGVVFLLSLFLEKPLIFYLARATMARERDDAHDVIAEWWATPGARRAVWVMTAVWGAGLTAEAALRTWLAWTWTPSRFLAVAPFIGYGLVALLMLWTIWYRRLLSRAPVGQFGVETLQLSPDKPVER, from the coding sequence ATGACCCGCAAACACCTACACCTCATCGCCGAACTCGCCGTCAATCTGGCCCTGCCGTGGCTCGCCTACACCCTCGCCGAGCCGCGCTGGGGCGAACTGGGCGGCTTAATTGCGTCGGCGATTCCGCCGCTGCTGTGGAGCCTGGGCGAATTGCTGCGGCACCGTCGCATGGATGCGTTGAGCGTGCTGGTGCTGGTCGGCATCGCGATGTCGCTGGTCGGGCTGGCGATGGGCGGCGATGGGCGGATCCTGCTGGTGCGCGAGTCGCTGGCGTCCGGGGCAATCGGGGTCGTCTTCCTGCTTTCCCTGTTCCTCGAAAAGCCGCTGATCTTCTACCTCGCGCGGGCGACGATGGCGCGCGAACGTGACGATGCCCATGATGTCATCGCGGAGTGGTGGGCTACGCCCGGTGCGCGCCGCGCGGTATGGGTGATGACGGCGGTGTGGGGCGCCGGCCTCACCGCCGAAGCGGCGCTTCGCACCTGGCTGGCGTGGACCTGGACGCCGTCCCGCTTTCTCGCGGTCGCGCCCTTCATCGGCTACGGGCTGGTTGCGCTGCTGATGCTGTGGACGATCTGGTACCGCCGCTTGCTCTCGCGCGCACCGGTTGGCCAGTTTGGCGTCGAGACCCTGCAACTGAGTCCCGATAAACCGGTCGAGCGCTGA